The window ATAGAAAAAGAAAATGGCTTTGGAATGAATCAATTAAAGGCTTTGAGAAATCTGAAAGTTATGATTGGGGTAATTTTTTGTCATATTCAAATAAAGCTGCAAAAACTATGACAAAAAATAAAATTAAGAAGCAAACTAAGAAATCTTGGAATAAATTGGTAAATGAAATAAAGAAGTAAAAAAAACTAAGAAGATATTGAGCAGTTAATGCATAGTTTTTTTAATAAAGAATTAAATTATTGAGATATGAGTGGATTTAAGTTGCTAGCGATACGACCCTTGAAAGGATGTCTCCCAGCATACAGAAAAGTGTTAAAAGAAGATAAATTATATTCTTTTTATCAAGATTACAAATTTCATTATCAAGGTAATGATATTACTAAAAAGGTTATAAATATAACTTTTAATTCAAATATACCTGATAATTTTTATTTTGTAAAAGATAATGATAAAAGAGAAAATGATTTAAAAATCAACATATCTGCAGTAGTGGGTAAGAATGGAAGTGGAAAAAGTAGTTTGTTAGATCTTTTTTATTTTTTTTTATATGTCCTATCTATAAAGCATAATATTATTGATACTTCTTCAGGAAATGAAATGATAGACTTTTACGGTTTTAACTGCGAGATTTATTATGAAACTAAAAAAGGAATTTTTAAATCTAAAATAGACCGTAATGAGGATCAATTCTATTCTTTAATAAGTGGTAGTTGGAGGGAAGAATTAATTGATTTTTCAGACTTCTTTTATTCTATTGCTTTAAATTATTCTATGTATGGTTTAAATAGTGATGGGAATGCGTGGTACAGATCTTTGTTTCATAAAAACGACGGATACCAAACACCTCTGGTAATTAACCCATATAGGAATGAGGGGATTATTAATGTTAACTCTGAACTTCATTTATCTCAATCTAGAACTTTACTTAACCTTTCACTATTAAAAGACGATAATCCAATAATTGTTAATGATAAAAGGATTAGTGAAATTGAGTTTGTTATGGATTTTGCGAAAAATGATAAAATAGTAATTAATAATTACAAAGCATATCCATTTTGGGATATCATGGAAGAGTGTGAAAAAAAAGAAGAAATTGGTTTTTTAAAATTATTTAACCTTATAGCCAAAGAAATGATTGGCTATGAAATGAATATTTACGAATCAGAAGAATTGAGAGAAAGTCTGCAAAGAGATAAAAAATATGAACCTAATATAATTAAGTATTATGAAAATCTTGAGAAAACGGTTAATTATAGTGAAGTAAAATTTCAGTTAGTAAAATATGTTATTAATAAATTTTTTAAAATATGCTTAAGTAATCCTTTAGAATATGATCTTTTTATAAAAATTGACAAAGACCAAGGCTTTAATATTTTTCTTTTAAGCGATATAAGGAATGCAATAAAAAAAATAAATAAAGACAGGAGTCATATAACTTTAAAGTTAATACAGGCTCTTTACTCTGTAAAAGACGACTATTATAAATTTATTGATACCTTTAATAGAATAAAAACTAATGACGTAGACAAAATGTCAAACTACAGTTTTAATATTAAGTGGAAAAAAATAAAAACAATAATTAATAACTCATTAATATTAAATGGTAAAAAACTAAATGATAAATTAGAAGTAATTCCGAGTGCTTTTGTTAAGCCGATATTAAAAGTAGCAGGAAATAATATTTACGATTATAAATTTTTAAGTTCAGGTGAACAACAATTATCCAATACTCTTCAAACTATTTCATATCACTTAAATAATATCAATTCAGTACATTATTCAAGTTCAGATTTTAAAAAAAACTATCCTTACGTCAATATTTTATTAGATGAAATTGAATTATATTTTCATCCAGATTTTCAAAGAAAATTTATTTCTAATTTACTAAAAATGCTAGAAACATTAAGTATCGAAAAAATAGATTCAATTAATTTTATATTTTTCACACACTCTCCCTTTATATTGTCCGACATACCTTCAAGTAATATCCTAAGATTAAATGCAGGAGAACCAGATTCATTTAAAGAGTCTGAAAAAACATTTGGGGCTAATATTCATGAATTATTAAATCACAGTTTTTTTATGAGAACTACTGTAGGTGAGTTTTCTAAAGAAAAAATTAATCAATTTATAAAAAAACTAAATGACACAATTAAGAATAGAAACGATGAAAAACCACGACTATTAAAAAGATCTATTAAAGAATTAGAAGCTTTGGGAGGTCAAGCATTTATTGAATTAATTGGTGATTCACTTGTTAAAGACAAATTGCTTCAAATGTATTTTCTTGCAACCGAAAAGAATGATAAAGAGGGATTGAAAAAGTATTACCTAAGTAAATTAGAAAACCTAAATTAATTACCTATGATTAGTTTAAAATCGGAAAATCGTGATTTAGAGAGTCTAAGTAATCTTTTTTATAAAAGGATTAAAGATAAAATTGAATTAAAAATTGAAGACAATAAAGCAGTATTAAATACTTTTGTTACAGATAAAACAAACAAACCTTTTGGTGACTTCCTTGAAAAAGAAATTAAAGATTTAATTACTTTGTCTTTAGATGATTTGATTATTAAATTTAAAGATGAATTACACGATTTATGTGAAAATAATTATCAAACAATAAATAAAAAATATACTCCATTCAAGAAA of the Tenacibaculum todarodis genome contains:
- a CDS encoding AAA family ATPase; the protein is MSGFKLLAIRPLKGCLPAYRKVLKEDKLYSFYQDYKFHYQGNDITKKVINITFNSNIPDNFYFVKDNDKRENDLKINISAVVGKNGSGKSSLLDLFYFFLYVLSIKHNIIDTSSGNEMIDFYGFNCEIYYETKKGIFKSKIDRNEDQFYSLISGSWREELIDFSDFFYSIALNYSMYGLNSDGNAWYRSLFHKNDGYQTPLVINPYRNEGIINVNSELHLSQSRTLLNLSLLKDDNPIIVNDKRISEIEFVMDFAKNDKIVINNYKAYPFWDIMEECEKKEEIGFLKLFNLIAKEMIGYEMNIYESEELRESLQRDKKYEPNIIKYYENLEKTVNYSEVKFQLVKYVINKFFKICLSNPLEYDLFIKIDKDQGFNIFLLSDIRNAIKKINKDRSHITLKLIQALYSVKDDYYKFIDTFNRIKTNDVDKMSNYSFNIKWKKIKTIINNSLILNGKKLNDKLEVIPSAFVKPILKVAGNNIYDYKFLSSGEQQLSNTLQTISYHLNNINSVHYSSSDFKKNYPYVNILLDEIELYFHPDFQRKFISNLLKMLETLSIEKIDSINFIFFTHSPFILSDIPSSNILRLNAGEPDSFKESEKTFGANIHELLNHSFFMRTTVGEFSKEKINQFIKKLNDTIKNRNDEKPRLLKRSIKELEALGGQAFIELIGDSLVKDKLLQMYFLATEKNDKEGLKKYYLSKLENLN